ACATATGAAATCTCGTTGACTCTCATGTTTCCTTTTCATATGCCTCCCTAAATAATATTCTGATGCTAAAATTCTAGGACATTTTGAACACTTTACTGGATTTTTAAAATGCACTTTCTTCTTATGAACCAATAGTTTATCGGAATTGACAAAGACTTTGCCACATATATCACAAAGTTTTTCTGGATtgggtttttttttcattggttTTACAACTTTCTTTATTTCCTTTTGTTGTATTGCTCTTTTTCGTTTCGTGTTTGCTAGTTTGGATGTAGCCTGACTCGTTTTTATACTGaaaggaaaaacaaaaaattattaaggtggaaattttgaaataataattatatatgggTATAGGAATAATTTataggtttaaattatttaacctaAGATTTTGAGTATAGATCATGTTATTTAGAAGTTTtgataagataatattaatatcagatattttaaatataaattgttatatatgGACTCAAaccaatatattaaatagatactttataaaaacactaccaaatgatttacaaaatcaatattaccACCATTTTTCTCCTGTCCATGAAAATTCACCTTCTAATATAGAAGatgctattttatttgttttacttccTGCTCGAGCCTTTTCTTtagttgttttttcttttgattcatgttttatcttttttattgtgACTTGTAAGGGTTTGATGAGTTCTAGCAGCTTTTGAGTTTCATTGTCCAAGATATGTGgatcggtttttaatttttttacatcaatTTCAATCTCAGCTTCATTACAATAATCCTCTGTGTCACTAAATCTGGTGTTCTCTGTTTTGACAATAGGCAAACCatcttgtaaaattttacatgagtttctatatttatttataaactcacAGATAATATCAAGTGTCTCATTGCATTTATTGCAGATGCAGCGTGGGTAGCCTTCGGTGTCTTCAATCTGAAATATCATGAGTTTTATTGCGTCATTAACgcgtttattattagtttatgcTCTAAGCAGTAATTTTCAGATTTCAGCTTTCTGTGAGAGAAACATATAATAAATCCATACAGGAACCATTTGTCAAATAGCATaacaagtattatatttataaggtgGTATGTCTCTGTAaggctactgtttatggacagtcATGATACTTACCATCATACAAACTGCTTGCATGTATTGTAATTCGGTGATAAgtgtataagaaaaaaaaacattaagaaaTTAGTGAATTACTAGTTCCTAAAATCAGCCAGACTCAACCCTAGTTATAGACAACGAAGAAAAGAATAGT
The nucleotide sequence above comes from Manduca sexta isolate Smith_Timp_Sample1 chromosome 11, JHU_Msex_v1.0, whole genome shotgun sequence. Encoded proteins:
- the LOC115452747 gene encoding zinc finger protein 675-like isoform X4 → MQAVCMMIEDTEGYPRCICNKCNETLDIICEFINKYRNSCKILQDGLPIVKTENTRFSDTEDYCNEAEIEIDVKKLKTDPHILDNETQKLLELIKPLQVTIKKIKHESKEKTTKEKARAGSKTNKIASSILEGEFSWTGEKWCIKTSQATSKLANTKRKRAIQQKEIKKVVKPMKKKPNPEKLCDICGKVFVNSDKLLVHKKKVHFKNPVKCSKCPRILASEYYLGRHMKRKHESQRDFICSACGRGFVFKTELSSHFRKVHDKEMKPPKVFACKFCEKTYKCAKSVIVHERSAHTGHRPAECSICGSSFFHEDYLKEHMRLHTGETPFKCPVCGRGYAQRGNMKSHLRIHRISELDATTLSRIRPNYLKLLKV
- the LOC115452747 gene encoding zinc finger protein 260-like isoform X2; amino-acid sequence: MNDRNSSICRICLKDGASLPIFDSKHQEDIHSKISLCLKEKIEDTEGYPRCICNKCNETLDIICEFINKYRNSCKILQDGLPIVKTENTRFSDTEDYCNEAEIEIDVKKLKTDPHILDNETQKLLELIKPLQVTIKKIKHESKEKTTKEKARAGSKTNKIASSILEGEFSWTGEKCIKTSQATSKLANTKRKRAIQQKEIKKVVKPMKKKPNPEKLCDICGKVFVNSDKLLVHKKKVHFKNPVKCSKCPRILASEYYLGRHMKRKHESQRDFICSACGRGFVFKTELSSHFRKVHDKEMKPPKVFACKFCEKTYKCAKSVIVHERSAHTGHRPAECSICGSSFFHEDYLKEHMRLHTGETPFKCPVCGRGYAQRGNMKSHLRIHRISELDATTLSRIRPNYLKLLKV
- the LOC115452747 gene encoding zinc finger protein 675-like isoform X3; this translates as MLEGKSNIEDTEGYPRCICNKCNETLDIICEFINKYRNSCKILQDGLPIVKTENTRFSDTEDYCNEAEIEIDVKKLKTDPHILDNETQKLLELIKPLQVTIKKIKHESKEKTTKEKARAGSKTNKIASSILEGEFSWTGEKWCIKTSQATSKLANTKRKRAIQQKEIKKVVKPMKKKPNPEKLCDICGKVFVNSDKLLVHKKKVHFKNPVKCSKCPRILASEYYLGRHMKRKHESQRDFICSACGRGFVFKTELSSHFRKVHDKEMKPPKVFACKFCEKTYKCAKSVIVHERSAHTGHRPAECSICGSSFFHEDYLKEHMRLHTGETPFKCPVCGRGYAQRGNMKSHLRIHRISELDATTLSRIRPNYLKLLKV
- the LOC115452747 gene encoding zinc finger protein 664-like isoform X1, with the protein product MNDRNSSICRICLKDGASLPIFDSKHQEDIHSKISLCLKEKIEDTEGYPRCICNKCNETLDIICEFINKYRNSCKILQDGLPIVKTENTRFSDTEDYCNEAEIEIDVKKLKTDPHILDNETQKLLELIKPLQVTIKKIKHESKEKTTKEKARAGSKTNKIASSILEGEFSWTGEKWCIKTSQATSKLANTKRKRAIQQKEIKKVVKPMKKKPNPEKLCDICGKVFVNSDKLLVHKKKVHFKNPVKCSKCPRILASEYYLGRHMKRKHESQRDFICSACGRGFVFKTELSSHFRKVHDKEMKPPKVFACKFCEKTYKCAKSVIVHERSAHTGHRPAECSICGSSFFHEDYLKEHMRLHTGETPFKCPVCGRGYAQRGNMKSHLRIHRISELDATTLSRIRPNYLKLLKV